The DNA window GCATAACAATGAACTTCTCGATCTCGATGCCGTTCAGATGATCTCAAGGCTCTCTTCCGAACGTGTTATACGAGAAGGATATATGAATTTGCGATGTCATTGGCATCCAGGATGTCCAGATTGGATGCATCCAGGGATAGTGGAGGAGGATGATAACAAACAAGAGCAGACTATCATGGCAAGAGCATGGTTGGAACTTTTCCCACTTGAACCTATTCCAACAGTGCTTGCACAACCTTGTTGCGCACAATTTGCAGTTTCGAAAGAGAGGATTCGAACTCTGCCACTGGCAAGATACATTTCCTATCGGGATTGGTTGTTGAGAACCGAGATATCGGATTATATAAGTGGTAGAGTGTGGGAATATATCTGGCAATTTGTTTTTGCAGGACAAACGACATTATGCCCGAAAGAACACATTTGCTATTGTGATGGGTATGGTATTTGCTTTGGGGGAGAAATGGAATATCAAGCATATTGGGAGAACCAAACGGAAAAggataatttgaatattcgaCTTGAGGACTGGAATGTACGAAATGGAGAGATGCAGAATTTGATAGatgaaggaagaggagatgaaATGGAGAGTTCGGAGAAACCCGACTCGGCAATCAAAGAGAAGCTAGAGAGGGAGATTGCTGAAATCCAACGCTGGCTAGaagcaagcaaagaagaagcaatgaAACGTGGGGATGTGGCTCTCAACCGAGCGATAGAAGCAGGTAGAGAATGGAAAGACGGCGATGGATTTTGATGACGTAGACGGATCTATCAATTAGTTGAGTTGTGTCATTGTGTCTTGCCTTTCTGAAGGTTCAATCCGATCATGATTTACTCAACAGGTGAAGCTTGAGATTATCTCCAGTTAGTTGTTGATCACGGTACTTGGTCACGacaatctttttcttggGGGAGAGCACGTGGACGAGTAACTCCAACAAGGGATTTCCTAGTTTGGGAAAGAACGATCGACGACTGGACGTCTGGCACTTGACGTTCACTACCGTAATCTTATATGTGGATGATTAACGGATGACTGGCGTGCCGGCTCTCAACCCACCAAATATCTATGCGATCACTCAGTAAGGTAAGGTTACATCAACGTTTAACCTCATGTCCCCTGAGAGATTCTGAAAGATCCCGCGCCCCTGCCACACAAACGCGGACCACATGTCGATCACGTGTAGGGTTCATGGCCCTCGAGTCCTTGGGCCTGTGACGGACGTTGTCATGTTTCCTGGGTGTGGCATGAAGGACAGGTGAAGCCATTCCAGGTATGGCTCGTCGAGATGGTTGCGATGATGGATTTTCCGATGGGGTGGGCGAAggatagggatagggatagggatagggataTACCTACACCATGATGTGATTTTCAGCttgatttggaaattgggaATGGCAGAAATTCAACTGCAAAGGATGATAGCGGATCAAATATATGACGGGAGGGAAGTGACATGTAATGTAAAGTGGCACgaagtggatggatgagggGACTGggcgagatgagatgagatggatcATGGTTCTTTGCAACTTTTCAATACCTATCTGTTGCTCTATTAACCtaggtgatgatggtgatgatgatggtgatgatggtgatgatggtgatgatggtgatgatggtgacGATGTTGATTCTTCAAATGAAGTTATGTGGATCTACTCTTCCAAGGGGGTTTCCATCGCATACAGAGtgcatacctacctacatagcatgaaccatccatccacatgCATTCACCTATTCAATCAATAGGATAAATCCCACGAGCCCCACTCCTTTttcacccacccacctacccacccacctacccacccacGACACGACGATCGGCCATTGGAAGATCCGACCCATAGTATGCTTTCCGCCTTGACTCGTTTTTGGTCTCCGCGCGTTCAcatcttttgcttcttctgcttcctttgcattctctttctcgatTCTTCATACAATTTTACGATCTCGTCTTGGGTGAATGGTCCCAGCTGCCACGGGATCAAGATCGATCAACTTCCTCTCTCATCGCAAGCGAACCGTGTTGTAACTTATCCTCCGTCAGTTAGACTGGGTGACTGGGCGACTGGGCGACTGGGTGACTGGCGCTCGACGGGATTCGATATCTGATAGATTAGATCAGCTCGAGATCAGCCAATCCACAAGGGCCAGACCACCGAGTAGCAATATGATATGGCGTTGATGTACACTATACACTGTACACTGTACACTGTACATGGGACCCGAGACAGTGCGAAACAATCCACCGATAATGCTGTCTCGAGGAGAATAAGATAAGGAATGTGCCTTGGGAGAAGATGGTGAAAAGCACGTCGGTGATATTCTCGTCACGGACAATGAGATGATCAGGCACCTTGTCTCGAGCTTGTATTTTCCATGTCACTGTCACATTGACCGTTACACAACGGCCTTGTCTCAATTTTGGTGTATATACTATCTGCTGTATACTATGTGATATGTTGTATGCTATGTCATGTATGTTATGTGCGCATGTTACAAGGCTACAAGAGTTCCAACGTTTACTAGTGACATTGCACCAACATCTGCTTGGTTGTTGTcgttatatataaatataaaagaggGCTTGAGAGGCAAAGAGTGGGACATTCACACCATTGGCTAAGATGCGTTCTTTGAAGTACCACCTCTTGAGTAAGTTTGTTAAGCAAAGCGACGGTGTTGCTTTTTTCTATTACTTGAACATGACTTGGTAAGAGGTACATGACCTACCCGGCAGCTACCTCTCATGATCAATTGGTTTCAGCAAGATGGGTTTGACGAGAAAGTCCTTCTTTTGTACCGTATTACAAtgtgcaatgcaatgcaatgcaatgcaatgcaatgaatGTGCAATGCAATTTACCATGCCATGTCCCATACCATGTCTTCTCTTAAGAAtgtgcttttctttttcctgcTTTGAGAAGAACATTGGATGAACACCCTTCTCCCAGAAAGCAAAGACCCTTCCTTCATCTGAAGGCTTGAAATTTAAACCGTCGTGCCAAATTGGACGAATGGATTCATTTGAATGCCCCTGCTTGAGATCAATAGTCAAGAGCCACGGACGGCATACGACTACTAGCACATTGTAGAGCTATTAAGTAGTCTGGGCAGTGGAAGCCAATGACAATTGCTTCCCGGCAGCACCTTCCTCCCTCACCGAACTCACTTGGTTCTTCCGCATCACGATTCGAGACTCACGATTCACGTTTTTGCTCTCTCTTGCCGGCTCCTCGCACGACTTGATCGAATGAGGAAATCGATGGGTCAAGGTCATTCATGGTCATGGTagcttctttcctcttcagcCCCAGATTACTAAGTTTGGCCATTTGGGTAGGAAGTGAGGAATGCTCTGGACTGATTTGGGTCGCTGCTCCTTGCTCTCCTGTCTAGGTATCGGGGCGTCGAGGGAAACAGagacagagacagagagacagagacagagagacagagaaacagagagacagagagacaGGCACGCCACACCGGCCTACCTGCGCCACAGCAACTCACCTCCCTATCTGCCTCCCGAGGTGGTGTTGTGTGTTTTGCACAATTTGCACCTCAAAGACAGAGGGAATCACTCCATAAGAAATCATAAcattaattcctttttcgaAACCTTAAGGATATGGACATTTCACGCCAAAAAGCAACTCCACCCCGGGTCACAATATATAATGGAATGGTCCCGTCGTCGGACACGCTCACTCATTTAGATTGGGGGAATTAAACTTTCGTCTTAATTTTTAATCTTCccactttccactttccacttTTTAAACTATTTACATCGCCACAAGGATTATACCAGTGGCCCTCTCTTGATTCGTCAATTCGCCAGCTGTGCCCAAGAATTTCACCCTAGACTCCCGATACTCCCAGGATTCGTCATGTCGACGAAGTCATCAGGATTTGGAGATCAATCACATTTACCACAACCCCTCCAAAGAAAAGGTCGTGCGTATGGTCCTGGTGTGCGGACTATTATAGGCGTTGAACGTAGCGGTTCTGTTATTGGTGGGAACGGGGATGGATCTGGCAATGGCTTTGGCaatggaaatgcaaatgcaactGGAAATCGGAATGGAAGTACTCCTCGTCTAAGGCCGCCTCCAATTCTGTCTTTGGTATGTCATAAAACTACTCACATCAGTCTGTGCAATTCTCCtgtcttttttctctctccctcgCGGTGCAATTCCAATTTTGTATATCTTTCTCATTTCGACCATTGGAATAGACACACAGGCATATACATATCTTCACCATACTCAAAATCGGGGGACATCTCCTTTGCTAGTTGCATAGATGTGGAAACACTTGAagcagaagagaaggaacAGCCTTCAGGATACATCCCATGTATGTTGATGATCATCATTTGTTTTCTCCGTCATTTACAAGGGCTTGATTGAGTCTTCACGCAATTTCAACCATGTCATACTATTGATTTTCATCGGAGAATTAATTCTTCACTTGACGCATTCTTGTGAAATGTGGGAAAGGGGACAACTTCAAAGCGTCACTTAATTTCACTTGTATTTATTTACTGCCATTCAGTGCCTTGCCGTTCAGCCATTGATGCTCAATTGAGCTTTGTGAAGAGAGCAAGACgagatattattttctagCTGAACTGACATCACTCTTGCCACAACTAGTTTCCTCACCCTAATCAATCGACATCTACCACGTCTGCGGAAATGAACATGCAAGGTTTAGCGGATCGTCGTAAAGGAGCACTTACTTATGCAAAAAATCCCGGCTTTACACTCCCCACCAAAATCGACGAAGCAAGtacaggagaagaagaagaagaaggcggTGCGGAAGTGAACGACATACCATTTTACAAACCCTATAGGCCAGGTTTGGGGGGACCCCATTTGGCAGGGCCCTCGCAAGCAAGTCGGTCAAGAAGACATTCATTAGAGAGAGGATTTGATTCTAGCAGTCCAAGACGGGGAACTGCATCACCCACACCCAGCAAGGCGGCAAAGATTCTACAAGCTCAAGTTGGTATTCCTCTGCGGACAAGGTGAGTTTTAAATAATCATCTACTGCTTTGATAAAGTCAGTTGACGCATCATAGTAGTAGTCTATACAACGAAGAACACCGTGAGTCTGGAGAACATCTACCAGAAGCATTCGATATTTCAGAGAGAGAGGGGCGCACAGAAATTAGAGATTCAAAGCCAAACATACTATCTTCACcacaatcaatatcttcgCCTTCGACAATGCGTTCGCGTTCGCGTTCTCGAGGTGGCTCCGTGTCGTCATATCAAACTAATGCGACATCTTTACCAGCACTGCAAAAGACAGGAGTTctagaagatggagaagtgtTGGAACCattaaatgaagaagatattgatcCTGGATCTTTTGACCTTGTGGCGGCAACTGAGACTGGAGGCAAACGATATTCTCTAGAAACAAGATCAGAACAGCTCTTTTCGACAGAGCATCTACGAATAATCTTCAGTGATCCTTCACTACTTTTAAGATTTACTTCTTTTCTAGGCGCACATAGaccttcttcaattcctatACTCATATATTACCTAGATGCTGTTAAAGCACTCAAGGCtatttcatattcaaatGCAATTGCGGAAGCTCTGGAACCAATTCCGGGTTTTGATTTTACTGCGACCGCAGCCTCTAAGACAATGAGCAGTGTGTTAGAAGAAAAGGCGGCAAAGGCTTTCGATGTTTTAGTTCGAGAGGATCTCCCTGCTTATATTACATGGGCATACATACAGACCGTCAGTATATCGATCCAGAGACGAATCACTGGAACTTTACCAGCGCATCTGAGAGAGGCATCTGAGGGCTTAGCTGAGGTTTTTTGTTTAACTGATCCATCTCGTCCGGATAACCCTATTGTTTTTGCTTCTGAGGGTATGTTTCAATGAACTAAATGGTAGACTTTAGCTAATCATAATTTAGAATTCCACCGAACCACACAGTATGGTATGAGTTATGTTCTTGGCAGGAATTGTAGATTCTTGCAAGGACCAAAAACAAACCCGTTCAGTGTGAGGAGAATTCGAGAGAAGATTGAGGCCGGCCAGGAACATTGCGAGACTTTTCTGAATTAGTAAGTTTCGTCTGAACACGCTAGGAGATGATGGCTAATCAAATAATAGTCGACGAGATGGATCTCCATTTATGAATCTCCTAATGTGTGCCCCACTATGCGATAGTCGAGGCACGATTCGATATTTCATTGGTGCGCAGGTCGACATTTCGGGTTTAGTCAAAGAATGCTCAGAACTAGAATCTCTACAACGTCTTGTTGCGGCAGATAAACTTGCCGAGGAGCGTGAAGCAGAACAAGCAGCAAATCCCGATGTTGAACTGGAGGAGCTCCCAGCACCGCCACCGAAAGACGAATTCCAAGAATTAAGCGAGATGTTAAATATGCAGGAGCTGGACACAGTACGCAAGTGGGGAGGAAGAATGCACAAAGAGACCGAGGAGGATCACCCTGACAGCAATTTTCAAAAGGGCAACTGGCATAAACCAAGATTACATATCAAGAGTACAAGTCCCGAAAATCTAAACACACAACTTGGACGTGTTAGTGGAAAACTTGGCGGTATATATGAGAATTATCTTCTTGTTCGTCCATACCCCAGTTTGAGAGTTTTGTTTGCAAGTCCGACACTTAGGGTGCCTGGCATTTTACAATCGCCTTTCATGGCAAAAATTGGGGGCAGCAATCGTGTTCGTGAGGAGTTAACTCAAGCTCTTGCTGATGGAAGAGGTGTCACTGCTAAAGTACGCTGGGTAACAaaagatgatttggatggTCGACCACGCTGGATACACTGCACACCACTTATCGGCTCTAATGGCTTAATTGGTGTATGGATGATAGTTATTGTCGATGATGAAGCTTCACAACATAACAGCAAGAGATATAGACTCGCCCCAGCTGTGGATCCAAGATTTGGAAGAACTATACCATTTACGGGCAAAGCAGAGAGTAGTGCGGGAAGTATCCGGGATTTCTCCATTATCCATAACGATGCATCCTCATTTCAACCAAGAACTCCGAGATCACACAAAAGTGTTGATCTTGACGATGAGGGTAGTATGAGGAGTGGGAGTCCGTACACTTTGAGGATTGATTAATCGATCCATCTGAAAACATCACGATGGGAAGCGGGGGATCCTTGGTATTGTTTGCTCGCGATGTAGTTTTCTTTTGTCGTGGAGGTTTCAAGTATCGCTATACTACTAGCTGAACAGCTTAGGCTGATGGACAGGACGGGAGGTGGTTtggttttcttcttcgggcGATTGCGTTGCATTTTAGCGTGTTGTTTTTCTTGTCGCACTATTGTTATGAATTTGTGTTTCAAGCATACTGTATTACTTTTACTGTCAAGTCATATGGActatgaagatgagaagtcCTTGttggggggaaggggggaaaTAAACGGATGGGATACGGGAAAAGGGATGAACGGgggaagaaagacaaaagaaagatgattgaAAGGAAGATAAAACTTAATATTGCAGCGAAAGGGCTGGCATGGTTGCTTGCAAAAGGAGGATGAACgacattggcattggcattaACATCAGGTTGGAATTTTTTGGCACTGGGCATGATGATGCACTTATTGCTTTGGCTATGGCTAGAAAATTTGCTTGGCTAGGGTGGTTGGACTGTGtataaataatatgataCGATACCGACTCATCGTTAGGTATCTCGTTAGATTGAATCTCTCGAATACGAATATTAGTCCATCGAGAGAGTTTGTTTGTTGTATCTTGTGCGTTTGGATAGTGATGGTGATAGTGATgtttatgtatatgtatatgtgtatatgagaataagaaatatttgcattttttttttgttttgtggagggtaggtatgtaggtaagatagatagatagatactagagtatacaaaagaaaatttaatctcaatctcaagttggaattggattttgagtttgaattttgagtttgagaatCAGATaggggagaaagaagagagaaggaagaaaatacgtttaattttcattccatgaatttctattctatccactcctttcctttcctttccatttcattcCCACCTAACAAAGTCagtcaaactcaaactccaTATTGCGCTGTGCACAACCCTAATACATCTATCCATTAACATGTGCATAAcataaccataaccataacgctgatcccatcccattccattccatcctaTATGTTtacccctccccccctcctaCCCTATCCTACCCTACCTCCGACCACTGTCAAAATCAGACGCCCGAggtataatacaatacatcaTTTACACATTACCAATTCAGATTTTTGAAACCATCCTGGTTCATACATATATCACTTGATATATTTCGAACATGCGACGGAGGAAATAAGAAGTCTTGAATCATCTCGTGATCTCTTGCTCTTTCtcatccttttctctcaaaGAAAAGTTGACCTCCACATAGTCCCATGCCGCGTTTCATTCGTCCATGCCGATCCATGCCGTGCAATACTGAAACTCTTCGCTGAAGATGAAGCAGTCTGTTGATTTCCATCAACTTGGTAAAATGTAACAATGTCCTTATCCGACGAATTTCATCCAAACCCCCTTTTTACCTAAACCCTTGACCTCCCATTCCACTCCACCCACTCCCTGCTCCCCGCGTATCGCCCCCAACATTATCGAAGATTCCGTCCAAATTCATGCCAGTGTTATACACCAAATTCTGAGGATTAAATCCCGTACCCCCGGCTCCACTCGTGTTCGTATTCGCGTTTGTCCCGTGCATCATCCCACCCATGCTCCCTCCACCAACTCCTACGTTTCCACCCCCAGATCCCGCCCCAGACATGTCGAAACCGTGCTGAGCCTGCATCATATACGGAGGTAACGGGCCGAAAATTTGTccctccaaatcatcaaacatTCCATTTCCAGTCCCTGCTccgccaccaccacccatATACATTTGCTGGGTTCTTGTATCATCTACATCATTTTCCTGCTTCATAACTTGCGCATCGAATTCCATCATCGGCTGATTTGGATACGCAAAAGGATCTGTAGATGGGAACATCAGTCCTGTGAGATATGGTATACTGTTGTTAgcattgaattgattttgtaCACCATATTGTGGAATGCTATGAGTAGTCGAAGCTGTGCTTTCAGGAGTGCCAGCAGTAGACAAATCACTCGGTGATACAAGATCTTGAAACCCTTGTCGaagatttggattggatgctGTGTTTATGTGGAAGCGGTTGTTTAAATTTTGCATTGGAAGACCGCTGGCGTGGAGAGAggtgggggtttgggggaaTGTCGTCGCGCGAGGTAACGGGGTGAAGTGACTTGAACTTGGTCTTGGAATCTCGGGACTACTATGGTGCGTTGGTTGGGTAGATGATGGTGctgatcttttcttctttgacgGAGCCGAAACGGAACGATTTTTCAACTTCTCTGGTAGTTGTTCAAACAGTGGCTAATTTGGGTTAGGTAAATATTTCATTGGGGAATGGG is part of the Botrytis cinerea B05.10 chromosome 10, complete sequence genome and encodes:
- the Bclov3 gene encoding Bclov3; the protein is MSTKSSGFGDQSHLPQPLQRKGRAYGPGVRTIIGVERSGSVIGGNGDGSGNGFGNGNANATGNRNGSTPRLRPPPILSLFPHPNQSTSTTSAEMNMQGLADRRKGALTYAKNPGFTLPTKIDEASTGEEEEEGGAEVNDIPFYKPYRPGLGGPHLAGPSQASRSRRHSLERGFDSSSPRRGTASPTPSKAAKILQAQVGIPLRTSSSLYNEEHRESGEHLPEAFDISEREGRTEIRDSKPNILSSPQSISSPSTMRSRSRSRGGSVSSYQTNATSLPALQKTGVLEDGEVLEPLNEEDIDPGSFDLVAATETGGKRYSLETRSEQLFSTEHLRIIFSDPSLLLRFTSFLGAHRPSSIPILIYYLDAVKALKAISYSNAIAEALEPIPGFDFTATAASKTMSSVLEEKAAKAFDVLVREDLPAYITWAYIQTVSISIQRRITGTLPAHLREASEGLAEVFCLTDPSRPDNPIVFASEEFHRTTQYGMSYVLGRNCRFLQGPKTNPFSVRRIREKIEAGQEHCETFLNYRRDGSPFMNLLMCAPLCDSRGTIRYFIGAQVDISGLVKECSELESLQRLVAADKLAEEREAEQAANPDVELEELPAPPPKDEFQELSEMLNMQELDTVRKWGGRMHKETEEDHPDSNFQKGNWHKPRLHIKSTSPENLNTQLGRVSGKLGGIYENYLLVRPYPSLRVLFASPTLRVPGILQSPFMAKIGGSNRVREELTQALADGRGVTAKVRWVTKDDLDGRPRWIHCTPLIGSNGLIGVWMIVIVDDEASQHNSKRYRLAPAVDPRFGRTIPFTGKAESSAGSIRDFSIIHNDASSFQPRTPRSHKSVDLDDEGSMRSGSPYTLRID
- the Bclov3 gene encoding Bclov3; the protein is MWKHLKQKRRNSLQDTSHFPHPNQSTSTTSAEMNMQGLADRRKGALTYAKNPGFTLPTKIDEASTGEEEEEGGAEVNDIPFYKPYRPGLGGPHLAGPSQASRSRRHSLERGFDSSSPRRGTASPTPSKAAKILQAQVGIPLRTSSSLYNEEHRESGEHLPEAFDISEREGRTEIRDSKPNILSSPQSISSPSTMRSRSRSRGGSVSSYQTNATSLPALQKTGVLEDGEVLEPLNEEDIDPGSFDLVAATETGGKRYSLETRSEQLFSTEHLRIIFSDPSLLLRFTSFLGAHRPSSIPILIYYLDAVKALKAISYSNAIAEALEPIPGFDFTATAASKTMSSVLEEKAAKAFDVLVREDLPAYITWAYIQTVSISIQRRITGTLPAHLREASEGLAEVFCLTDPSRPDNPIVFASEEFHRTTQYGMSYVLGRNCRFLQGPKTNPFSVRRIREKIEAGQEHCETFLNYRRDGSPFMNLLMCAPLCDSRGTIRYFIGAQVDISGLVKECSELESLQRLVAADKLAEEREAEQAANPDVELEELPAPPPKDEFQELSEMLNMQELDTVRKWGGRMHKETEEDHPDSNFQKGNWHKPRLHIKSTSPENLNTQLGRVSGKLGGIYENYLLVRPYPSLRVLFASPTLRVPGILQSPFMAKIGGSNRVREELTQALADGRGVTAKVRWVTKDDLDGRPRWIHCTPLIGSNGLIGVWMIVIVDDEASQHNSKRYRLAPAVDPRFGRTIPFTGKAESSAGSIRDFSIIHNDASSFQPRTPRSHKSVDLDDEGSMRSGSPYTLRID